A window from uncultured Desulfobacter sp. encodes these proteins:
- a CDS encoding MASE3 domain-containing protein produces the protein MFSITPAKMLLITAVALGAALLGLFDRLYAWQWQHLQLHSTIETLGGMTACLISIILFIQSQEELNTSSLMLATGFASMGVLDTAHAISQLGDSFIFLHSVASLSGSFFFASVFFCKGRRFGNLHELRFIYFGFITLSVSIGLRALLFPGDVPRIMPLFDGKFTMAAVLINLTASLLFIASVFKFYQEYRQQRDKRDLLFACLAYLFGIAAMIFPFSSPWNGMWWVWHLVRLSAFLTTLVFIARQYGKYLGINESENKKNRA, from the coding sequence ATGTTTTCGATTACGCCTGCAAAAATGCTCCTGATTACAGCAGTGGCTTTAGGCGCCGCTCTATTAGGCTTATTTGACAGGCTATATGCCTGGCAGTGGCAACATCTTCAATTGCATTCGACAATAGAAACCCTTGGCGGTATGACTGCCTGCCTAATTTCCATAATACTTTTCATCCAATCCCAGGAAGAGTTAAATACCAGCTCACTTATGCTGGCGACAGGATTTGCGAGCATGGGGGTGCTTGATACAGCCCATGCCATAAGTCAGCTTGGAGATTCTTTTATTTTTCTTCACAGCGTAGCCAGTCTATCAGGCAGTTTTTTCTTTGCTTCGGTCTTTTTCTGCAAAGGTCGACGATTTGGAAACCTTCATGAACTTCGTTTTATTTACTTTGGATTTATTACCTTATCGGTTTCGATCGGATTGAGAGCTCTGCTGTTTCCGGGTGATGTACCTCGAATTATGCCTTTGTTTGACGGTAAATTTACCATGGCAGCAGTGCTGATCAATCTAACGGCAAGCCTTCTGTTTATTGCCTCAGTATTTAAGTTTTATCAGGAGTACCGACAACAAAGAGATAAGCGGGATTTGCTTTTTGCTTGTTTGGCTTATCTGTTCGGAATTGCCGCTATGATTTTTCCGTTTTCAAGCCCTTGGAACGGTATGTGGTGGGTCTGGCATCTGGTACGACTATCCGCTTTTTTAACCACGCTTGTCTTTATTGCCCGGCAGTATGGAAAATATCTGGGAATAAATGAGAGTGAAAATAAAAAGAATCGTGCATAA
- a CDS encoding sulfite exporter TauE/SafE family protein yields MGIFSWLRNAPKYLAFWALADVIYIFFVSSFLETNIPLSVPQFTLVHLLAIAVGTMVMFAGLGAGVLWIPVLTFLHIRPSEAVAISIFTQIAGKGTGSLTYLFNGMVDMEKAASFIPMALLGVTLGFLAGFCIPTAYDRFLLYIFLLIAGYLLMRTIQSLNTQDSDANKKIPPGTMPPLRRSYPIVVLSSFFTGLLSIGNTDWLIPHMTLKLNMETSRAVATSLFIMFVTILFYLLLVCISVWVGKATWPHGTSLLFATCSGVIMGGQIGTRLIRIPWLKKHQKHTFIILLAMSIIHLIW; encoded by the coding sequence ATGGGAATTTTCTCCTGGCTGCGCAATGCCCCAAAGTATTTGGCCTTTTGGGCGTTAGCTGATGTGATCTACATTTTTTTTGTATCTTCTTTTCTGGAAACAAATATTCCATTAAGCGTTCCCCAATTTACACTTGTCCATTTGCTGGCCATCGCCGTGGGAACCATGGTCATGTTCGCGGGGCTGGGAGCGGGTGTGCTCTGGATACCAGTCCTGACCTTTTTACATATCAGACCCTCTGAAGCGGTTGCCATCTCCATATTCACCCAAATTGCCGGAAAAGGTACTGGCTCATTGACCTACCTTTTCAACGGGATGGTGGATATGGAAAAAGCTGCAAGCTTTATTCCCATGGCCTTACTGGGAGTGACCCTGGGCTTTTTAGCAGGCTTTTGTATACCTACGGCCTATGATCGATTCTTGCTCTACATCTTTTTACTGATCGCAGGTTACCTGTTGATGAGAACTATTCAATCCCTTAATACTCAGGATTCGGATGCCAACAAAAAAATTCCCCCTGGTACTATGCCTCCTTTAAGAAGAAGCTACCCTATTGTTGTCCTCTCTTCATTTTTTACAGGCCTTTTGAGTATTGGTAATACGGATTGGCTCATCCCCCATATGACGCTCAAGCTCAATATGGAGACATCTCGGGCCGTAGCCACCAGTTTATTTATCATGTTTGTGACTATTTTATTTTACCTGCTCTTGGTCTGCATTAGTGTCTGGGTTGGAAAGGCAACGTGGCCCCATGGAACATCTTTGTTGTTTGCAACTTGCAGCGGGGTTATTATGGGCGGCCAAATCGGTACCCGTTTAATCCGTATCCCATGGCTAAAGAAGCATCAAAAACATACCTTTATTATTTTGCTGGCCATGTCTATCATTCACTTGATTTGGTAA